A single genomic interval of Sphingobacteriales bacterium harbors:
- the cysD gene encoding sulfate adenylyltransferase subunit CysD, with amino-acid sequence MISYNLTHLRELESEAIFVIREVAAQFQRPVILFSGGKDSITLVHLAHKAFFPGKIPFPLLHIDTGHNFPETIAYRDALVARLGVKLLVGSVQESINKGTAKEEKGANASRIRLQTTTLLEALEAHQFDVALGGARRDEEKARAKERFFSHRDEFGQWDPKNQRPELWNLFNGRKHEGEHFRVFPLSNWTELDIWQYILHQNIPLPNLYFSHKRLCVVRNGILLAQSPFLPPAEGELAEEKIVRFRTIGDMTSTGATLSAASSVADIVLEIAASRHTERGGRADDKRSETSMEDRKKEGYF; translated from the coding sequence ATGATTTCGTATAATTTGACCCATCTGCGGGAGTTAGAGTCGGAGGCAATTTTTGTAATTCGCGAGGTAGCTGCACAGTTTCAGCGACCTGTAATTTTATTTTCGGGCGGTAAAGATTCTATCACATTAGTACATTTAGCCCATAAAGCATTTTTTCCGGGTAAAATTCCTTTTCCTTTACTTCACATTGATACAGGGCATAACTTTCCCGAAACTATAGCCTACCGCGATGCGTTAGTAGCCCGGTTAGGTGTAAAATTATTAGTTGGCAGTGTGCAAGAGTCTATCAACAAAGGTACGGCAAAAGAAGAGAAAGGAGCCAACGCCAGTCGTATTCGCCTACAAACCACCACCCTTTTAGAAGCCTTAGAAGCACACCAATTCGATGTAGCCCTTGGTGGCGCACGCCGAGACGAGGAAAAAGCACGCGCAAAAGAACGCTTTTTTTCACACCGGGACGAGTTTGGCCAATGGGACCCAAAAAATCAACGCCCCGAATTGTGGAATTTATTTAATGGGCGCAAGCACGAAGGCGAGCACTTCAGGGTTTTTCCGTTAAGCAACTGGACAGAATTAGATATTTGGCAGTACATTTTACACCAAAATATACCGCTACCTAACCTTTACTTTTCGCATAAGCGTTTATGCGTGGTGCGCAATGGTATTTTACTGGCTCAATCGCCGTTTTTACCCCCTGCTGAGGGCGAGTTGGCCGAAGAAAAAATTGTACGCTTTAGAACCATAGGCGATATGACAAGCACAGGCGCTACCCTTTCGGCTGCTTCATCAGTAGCCGATATTGTGCTTGAAATTGCCGCCAGCAGACATACCGAGCGCGGTGGCCGCGCCGACGACAAACGTTCGGAAACCTCAATGGAAGACCGCAAAAAAGAAGGGTATTTTTAA
- a CDS encoding FMN-binding glutamate synthase family protein, whose translation MRNEFIIFSAISLVLVIVLGFFWQPVWWIMIVLLPLVAIGFYDMLQSRHALMRNYPILGRGRWLMEKLRPKLQQYFVESDIDGRPFNRIQRSVVYQRAKKELNTTPFGTQLDVYETGYEWMHHSIAALNAHNLPAHPQIQVGTDLCKQPYMASVFNVSAMSFGALSINAILALNGGAKAGNFAHNTGEGGISPHHLQPGGDLIYQVGTGYFGSRAADGNFSPENFAKSAANPTVKMIELKLSQGAKPGHGGILPAKKNTPEIAKIRGVEPFTQVDSPPYHRAFSTPIGLLQLLQTMRQLSNGKPVGFKLCVGNKAEFIGICKAMIESKILPDFITVDGGEGGTGAAPLEFSDSVGMPFKEGLAFVHNCLVGFGLRQQIRVFASGKITTGFHIFKTIALGANACYSARAMMMALGCIQALECNKNTCPTGVATQDPELVKGLVVADKTMRIANYHAETLKSFVELMAAAGIDHPSKINRSHIFRRINQYEVRRYDEIFPYIPADCLLNANTVPQEWQHYWQVADANKF comes from the coding sequence ATGCGCAACGAGTTTATTATTTTTTCCGCTATTTCGTTAGTATTGGTTATTGTTCTGGGCTTTTTTTGGCAGCCAGTTTGGTGGATTATGATAGTTTTGTTGCCCCTTGTAGCCATTGGTTTTTACGACATGCTACAAAGCCGCCATGCGTTAATGCGCAATTATCCAATTTTAGGGCGTGGCCGGTGGCTAATGGAGAAACTCAGACCTAAATTGCAACAGTATTTTGTTGAAAGCGATATTGACGGTAGGCCTTTTAACCGCATTCAACGCTCGGTGGTGTATCAGCGGGCCAAAAAAGAGTTAAACACAACCCCTTTTGGAACACAATTAGATGTGTACGAAACAGGTTACGAGTGGATGCACCACAGCATTGCCGCTTTAAATGCGCATAATTTGCCTGCCCACCCGCAAATACAGGTAGGCACAGATTTATGCAAGCAACCCTACATGGCCAGCGTGTTTAATGTATCGGCTATGAGTTTTGGAGCGTTAAGCATCAATGCAATATTAGCTTTAAATGGCGGCGCTAAAGCAGGCAATTTTGCCCACAACACCGGCGAAGGGGGCATAAGCCCGCACCATTTACAACCGGGCGGCGACCTAATTTACCAGGTTGGCACTGGCTATTTTGGCTCAAGGGCTGCAGACGGCAATTTTTCGCCCGAAAATTTTGCCAAAAGTGCTGCTAATCCTACGGTAAAAATGATTGAGCTTAAACTGTCGCAAGGAGCAAAGCCGGGGCACGGAGGCATACTTCCGGCAAAAAAAAATACCCCCGAAATAGCCAAAATTCGCGGAGTAGAACCCTTCACCCAAGTCGATTCGCCGCCTTATCATCGGGCATTTAGTACGCCCATTGGCCTTTTACAACTTTTGCAGACAATGCGCCAGCTATCGAACGGCAAACCTGTTGGGTTTAAACTTTGTGTGGGCAATAAAGCCGAGTTTATAGGTATTTGCAAAGCAATGATTGAATCTAAAATTTTACCCGATTTTATAACTGTTGATGGCGGTGAGGGGGGAACAGGCGCTGCACCACTTGAATTTTCGGACTCGGTAGGGATGCCATTTAAAGAGGGGCTTGCCTTTGTGCATAACTGCTTGGTGGGCTTTGGACTGAGGCAACAAATCCGGGTTTTTGCCTCCGGAAAAATTACAACCGGATTTCACATTTTTAAAACCATAGCCTTAGGTGCCAATGCCTGCTATAGCGCACGCGCCATGATGATGGCTTTGGGCTGCATCCAGGCGTTAGAATGTAACAAAAATACTTGCCCCACAGGGGTTGCCACCCAAGACCCCGAATTGGTAAAAGGATTAGTCGTAGCCGATAAAACTATGCGGATAGCCAATTATCATGCCGAAACCCTCAAAAGTTTTGTTGAGTTGATGGCCGCCGCAGGTATTGACCACCCAAGTAAAATAAATCGCAGCCATATTTTTCGCCGCATCAACCAATACGAAGTGCGCCGGTACGACGAAATTTTTCCTTATATACCCGCTGACTGTTTATTAAATGCCAACACCGTACCCCAAGAATGGCAACATTATTGGCAGGTCGCAGATGCGAACAAGTTTTAG
- a CDS encoding PHP domain-containing protein, whose protein sequence is MRQSNNITFLFFIGLLGVLGFLGCKKDIDNPKICSPDFEADPPGQWYLGDLHVHSTGASNDTGGDSTPEAIKNMALQRGLHFVVLTDHSNSTGSDPNTLEEDPALFNQGPECTWWQLCAQLSEEGNFLMINGNELSPVNSNVAIPSGHIGCLPADLNLFNPNIVFTDRPKSSVTGGNALQQANSAGCFSIINHPYSPTPWICYDWTDYNYQAIEIWNGTAGFDPYDNWGRMAWLCDLLNGRKITAIGASDNHRVFKDPPGDLTNPPLGYPTTAVFAANFSWPAIMQGLKNGETAIFEGKSRLFLDTYDINKCRAQTPAGIRILRLRGQADTLLNTAQLVLTRATVCTDTRPNHLSSPIITADTLLQQTINNTQPFDLSVNIEGNAGVYTATLLGKTDKKHYGAFSKAVIID, encoded by the coding sequence ATGAGGCAGTCAAACAACATAACATTTTTATTTTTTATAGGATTATTAGGTGTGCTTGGATTTTTGGGCTGCAAAAAAGATATAGACAACCCTAAAATATGTTCTCCTGATTTTGAGGCCGACCCACCCGGCCAATGGTATTTAGGCGATTTGCACGTGCATAGCACCGGGGCAAGCAACGATACCGGCGGCGACAGCACCCCCGAAGCTATTAAAAACATGGCTTTACAACGAGGGCTTCATTTTGTAGTGCTAACCGACCACAGCAATAGCACCGGCAGCGACCCTAATACGTTAGAGGAAGACCCCGCTTTGTTTAATCAAGGCCCTGAGTGTACTTGGTGGCAATTATGCGCGCAACTTTCTGAAGAAGGCAACTTTTTAATGATAAATGGCAATGAGCTAAGCCCTGTTAACAGCAATGTGGCCATACCATCGGGGCATATTGGCTGCTTACCAGCCGACTTAAACTTGTTTAACCCCAATATTGTATTTACAGACCGGCCCAAAAGTAGTGTTACCGGTGGAAATGCCCTACAACAAGCCAATTCTGCCGGATGTTTTAGCATAATAAACCACCCGTATTCGCCTACGCCCTGGATTTGTTACGACTGGACTGACTACAACTACCAAGCTATTGAAATTTGGAATGGTACAGCAGGCTTTGACCCCTACGACAATTGGGGCCGCATGGCTTGGCTATGCGATTTGCTTAATGGCCGCAAAATTACTGCTATTGGTGCAAGCGATAACCACAGAGTGTTTAAAGACCCGCCCGGAGATTTAACAAACCCACCATTAGGCTACCCAACCACAGCCGTATTTGCAGCTAACTTTAGCTGGCCTGCTATTATGCAGGGGCTTAAAAACGGCGAAACCGCCATTTTTGAAGGCAAATCGCGCTTGTTTTTAGATACCTACGATATAAATAAATGTCGAGCACAAACGCCGGCAGGCATCCGTATTTTGCGTTTACGCGGCCAAGCCGATACCCTACTTAATACAGCACAATTAGTACTTACCCGCGCAACCGTCTGCACAGACACACGCCCCAATCATTTAAGTAGCCCAATCATTACCGCCGATACCCTGCTGCAACAAACAATAAACAACACCCAACCTTTTGACCTGAGTGTTAATATTGAGGGTAATGCGGGCGTTTACACCGCAACATTATTAGGCAAAACCGATAAAAAACATTACGGCGCTTTTTCAAAAGCAGTTATTATTGATTAG
- a CDS encoding GyrI-like domain-containing protein encodes MQMPKIVQFEGAKAMGLLGVFNPMDAQIGKLWDDFVPRMSEVPNQAANNHAFGICTMQHPDINTLPSGQFIYMASLAVDAYPAVLPQGMTTFELPAGKYAVFTHTGKLADFGNTVRYIYDEWLKTANRADYSYPDFELYDERFDPNAETGEIDIYIPVL; translated from the coding sequence ATGCAAATGCCTAAAATAGTACAATTTGAGGGCGCTAAAGCCATGGGGCTTTTAGGCGTATTTAACCCAATGGATGCCCAAATAGGCAAACTTTGGGATGATTTTGTACCGCGAATGAGCGAAGTTCCGAACCAAGCGGCAAATAACCACGCTTTTGGTATTTGTACCATGCAGCATCCGGATATTAATACGCTACCTTCGGGGCAATTTATTTATATGGCATCGTTAGCTGTTGATGCTTACCCTGCAGTCCTCCCACAAGGTATGACCACTTTTGAGCTGCCCGCCGGAAAGTATGCCGTTTTTACCCACACAGGCAAATTAGCTGATTTTGGAAATACGGTGCGATATATTTACGACGAATGGTTAAAAACTGCGAACCGTGCCGATTATAGTTATCCGGATTTTGAACTTTATGACGAGCGCTTCGACCCAAACGCTGAAACAGGCGAAATAGATATTTATATTCCGGTTTTGTAA
- a CDS encoding transglycosylase domain-containing protein, with protein MTQTRILSSLNNQPEPNKNNNNGKNSRQSGKKTSFGWRLLRFLGSLFLISAFLLISFYFMVRQGMFGELPNYADLRAIKTPTASTIYANEGQVLGRFYYQNRQIISYNDIPAFVIQALVATEDARFYQHQGVDARSLLRVLIRSILLGDESGGGGSTIGQQLIKSLYPRQSYGLLTLPVVKMKEAIIARRLSNIYTKDEILALYLNTVSFGEDVYGIAAASQRYFSVAPKDLRVEEGAVLVGMLKATTTFNPRLNPDKSLSRRNVVLDQMVRYNYLNPTQAESLKAKPIEVKYKRRSASEAVAAHLRDRVREQVKKWLDEHPKPDGSKYNLFADGLKIYTTIDANLQEYAQQAVAKHMKTLQADFEKHWGKNRPWTNATDILDAAIKRSNRYKALADAGANRTEIDKAFKTPVKMNVFSYGDEITKTMTPLDSVAYHLMFLNAGFEAIDPQTGFVKAYVGSIDHEYFPFDHVQAHRQVGSTFKPVVYATAIEQGIQPCKYYANELITYADYQNWTPQNADGEYGGFYSMAGAMAQSMNTVSVQVLFDAGLNNVINYAKRLGVTSTLPQMPSIALGAADLNLYEMTRTYAALANGGYNVEPVFLMRIEDKNGKSIADFSKNYPRREIALAKETSQAITKMLQAVVDSGTAKRLRTKYGFTFDIAGKTGTTQDHSDGWFIGYTPKLVAGAWVGGTDRRIRFNTVSLGQGANMALPIWAEFMAAAKKNPKTAYFTSGSFTISDDILLELTCPNMVTDTSTYYNYSEGGGTDNFPNIETETDADGNVIIIPPSNTTTSPQSKPGSGTKGRTLPSQQTTPNTQNSPAGKTKPKQPAQEPDKKKKWWEIF; from the coding sequence ATGACTCAAACCCGCATTTTATCGTCCTTAAACAACCAACCCGAACCGAACAAAAACAATAACAACGGCAAAAACAGCCGGCAATCTGGTAAAAAAACTTCTTTTGGATGGCGTTTACTGCGCTTTTTGGGCTCGTTGTTTTTAATAAGTGCGTTTTTGTTGATTAGTTTTTACTTCATGGTTCGGCAGGGCATGTTTGGCGAGTTACCAAATTATGCCGACTTGCGTGCGATTAAAACTCCAACGGCAAGTACTATTTATGCCAACGAAGGCCAAGTTTTGGGGCGTTTTTACTACCAGAACCGGCAAATAATTTCGTACAACGATATACCCGCCTTCGTTATACAAGCTTTAGTGGCCACCGAAGATGCCCGCTTTTACCAACACCAGGGCGTTGATGCCCGCAGTTTGTTACGTGTGCTCATCCGGTCAATATTATTAGGAGACGAATCGGGCGGGGGCGGCAGTACCATTGGCCAACAATTAATTAAAAGCTTGTACCCAAGGCAATCGTACGGTTTGCTAACCCTTCCGGTTGTTAAAATGAAAGAGGCAATTATTGCCCGCCGTTTATCAAATATATATACTAAAGATGAAATTTTAGCCCTTTACCTTAATACGGTTTCGTTTGGCGAAGACGTGTATGGCATAGCAGCTGCTTCGCAACGGTATTTTTCTGTTGCACCTAAAGATTTAAGAGTAGAAGAAGGTGCCGTCTTAGTGGGAATGTTAAAAGCTACAACAACTTTTAATCCAAGGCTAAATCCGGATAAATCTTTGAGTCGCCGAAATGTTGTACTCGACCAAATGGTGCGTTACAATTATTTAAACCCAACTCAAGCCGAATCTCTAAAAGCAAAACCCATTGAAGTGAAGTATAAAAGACGCTCGGCCTCAGAGGCGGTAGCCGCCCACCTGCGCGACAGAGTTAGGGAACAAGTAAAAAAATGGCTCGATGAACACCCAAAACCCGATGGCTCGAAATACAATCTGTTTGCCGATGGCCTTAAAATTTACACGACAATTGATGCTAATTTGCAAGAGTACGCCCAACAAGCAGTAGCCAAACACATGAAAACCCTACAAGCCGATTTTGAAAAACATTGGGGCAAAAATAGGCCTTGGACTAACGCCACCGACATTTTAGATGCCGCCATTAAACGCTCGAACCGCTATAAAGCTTTGGCAGATGCTGGGGCAAACCGCACAGAAATAGACAAGGCATTTAAAACCCCAGTTAAAATGAACGTGTTTAGCTACGGCGATGAAATAACAAAAACAATGACCCCGTTAGATAGCGTAGCTTACCATCTTATGTTTTTAAATGCCGGATTTGAAGCCATTGACCCGCAAACCGGATTTGTAAAAGCCTATGTAGGCAGTATTGACCACGAATATTTTCCGTTTGACCATGTACAAGCTCACAGGCAGGTAGGTTCAACTTTTAAGCCAGTTGTTTATGCAACTGCTATCGAACAAGGGATTCAGCCTTGTAAATATTATGCTAACGAGCTAATTACTTATGCCGACTATCAGAATTGGACACCGCAAAACGCCGATGGCGAGTATGGAGGCTTTTACTCAATGGCAGGGGCTATGGCTCAATCAATGAACACGGTGTCGGTACAAGTACTTTTTGATGCCGGATTAAATAATGTTATTAATTATGCAAAACGTTTGGGTGTTACCAGCACTTTGCCACAAATGCCCAGTATTGCACTTGGCGCCGCCGACCTAAATTTATACGAAATGACCCGCACTTATGCGGCACTTGCCAACGGTGGTTACAACGTTGAGCCTGTATTTCTTATGCGAATAGAAGACAAAAATGGCAAAAGTATTGCCGATTTTAGTAAAAATTACCCCCGCCGCGAAATTGCCCTGGCTAAAGAAACCAGTCAGGCTATTACAAAAATGCTACAAGCTGTTGTTGACAGCGGCACCGCAAAACGTCTTAGAACTAAATATGGCTTTACCTTTGATATTGCTGGCAAAACCGGCACCACCCAAGACCATAGCGATGGGTGGTTTATTGGCTATACTCCTAAATTAGTGGCTGGCGCTTGGGTTGGCGGCACCGACAGACGCATTAGGTTTAATACCGTTTCACTTGGACAGGGGGCAAATATGGCCTTGCCTATTTGGGCGGAGTTTATGGCAGCCGCAAAAAAGAATCCTAAAACAGCTTATTTTACTTCCGGATCATTTACCATCTCTGACGATATATTGCTTGAGCTAACCTGCCCCAACATGGTAACCGATACAAGCACTTACTACAATTATTCTGAGGGTGGCGGCACCGACAACTTCCCCAACATAGAAACTGAAACCGATGCCGATGGAAATGTCATTATTATTCCGCCCAGTAATACCACCACCTCGCCACAAAGCAAACCCGGTTCGGGAACTAAAGGCCGCACCCTACCTTCACAACAAACTACGCCAAACACACAAAACTCGCCCGCTGGCAAAACCAAACCCAAACAACCCGCCCAAGAACCCGATAAAAAGAAAAAATGGTGGGAAATATTTTAA
- the icd gene encoding NADP-dependent isocitrate dehydrogenase → MSGQKIRIENGKLQVPDNPIIPYIVGDGVGVDIWPAAQMVFDAAVEKAYNKTRKIEWVETLAGKKAFDEVGDWLPQATVDLINDCLFAIKGPLETPVGGGLRSLNVALRQQLDLYTCLRPVKYYPGVPSPNIYADKVDMVIFRENTEDIYAGIEYKTGSPEAEKLLAFLQNELGVKKIRFPESSSFGIKPISKEGTMRLVREAIKFAIENNRKSVTLVHKGNIMKFTEGSFRDWGYELAKTEFGATEIDGGPWCQLPNGIIIKDSIADVFLQHLQLRPQDFDVIATMNLNGDYISDALAAMVGGIGIAPGANINYHTGHAVFEATHGTAPKHAGLDKVNPSSVILSGVVMLEYMGWKEAADLIEKGLTGAIAAKTVTYDFARLTEGATEVSCSGFARAIIANM, encoded by the coding sequence ATGAGTGGTCAAAAAATCCGGATAGAAAATGGGAAATTACAAGTTCCCGATAACCCCATCATTCCATATATAGTAGGCGACGGTGTAGGCGTTGATATTTGGCCAGCCGCGCAGATGGTATTCGATGCCGCCGTTGAAAAAGCATACAACAAAACACGGAAAATTGAATGGGTTGAGACCCTTGCCGGAAAAAAAGCCTTCGATGAAGTAGGCGACTGGCTACCCCAAGCAACTGTTGACCTTATAAACGACTGTCTTTTTGCCATTAAAGGCCCCTTAGAAACACCAGTTGGCGGTGGCTTGCGGTCGTTAAATGTGGCATTACGCCAACAACTCGATTTATACACTTGCCTTCGGCCGGTAAAATATTACCCCGGCGTGCCATCGCCAAATATTTATGCCGATAAAGTTGATATGGTGATATTCAGAGAAAACACCGAAGATATTTATGCCGGAATTGAATATAAGACAGGAAGCCCAGAAGCAGAAAAACTATTAGCATTTTTACAAAACGAATTAGGAGTTAAAAAAATTCGCTTCCCCGAATCCTCATCGTTTGGTATAAAACCCATTTCAAAAGAAGGCACTATGCGTTTGGTTCGCGAGGCTATAAAATTTGCCATCGAAAACAACCGCAAATCGGTAACTTTGGTACACAAAGGCAATATAATGAAATTTACCGAGGGGAGTTTCCGCGATTGGGGCTACGAGCTGGCTAAAACCGAGTTTGGCGCTACCGAAATTGACGGCGGCCCCTGGTGTCAACTGCCCAACGGCATTATTATTAAAGATTCAATTGCCGACGTATTTTTACAACACCTGCAACTGCGCCCACAAGATTTTGACGTAATTGCCACTATGAACCTAAACGGCGACTATATAAGCGATGCCTTAGCTGCAATGGTGGGCGGTATTGGCATTGCCCCTGGTGCCAATATTAACTACCACACTGGGCATGCCGTTTTTGAGGCTACTCATGGCACAGCTCCCAAACATGCCGGATTAGACAAGGTAAATCCAAGCTCCGTTATACTATCCGGAGTTGTGATGCTCGAATATATGGGCTGGAAAGAAGCTGCCGACCTCATAGAAAAAGGTTTAACCGGCGCAATCGCAGCCAAAACCGTTACCTACGATTTTGCCCGCCTCACCGAAGGTGCTACCGAAGTTAGCTGCTCGGGGTTTGCCCGCGCAATTATTGCTAATATGTAA
- a CDS encoding methyltransferase domain-containing protein has product MFDTYQLKQLVEPIIPRKYLRVAGMYAMRLTGLFYWGKKYTCPCCGHSYKKFASYGLVKRQNALCRWCLSLERHRGLWLYFHEKTNILQQKLRVLHFAPEHQFQKLFKNSPNLTYLSADLDMPTAMEKIDITNIPKPDNSFDVIICNHVLEHIPDDKKAMHELYRVLAPNGWAILQTPQLDSNQTIEDLTITDPKERERLFGQNDHVRIYGNDKKERLESVGFTVILDNYLLQLPEEIVQNYALVREPIWLCKK; this is encoded by the coding sequence ATGTTCGATACATACCAGTTAAAACAATTAGTAGAACCAATAATTCCGCGTAAATATTTAAGAGTAGCTGGCATGTATGCTATGCGGTTAACCGGATTATTCTATTGGGGTAAAAAATATACTTGTCCTTGCTGTGGCCATAGCTATAAAAAGTTTGCCAGTTATGGGCTGGTAAAACGCCAAAACGCTTTGTGCAGGTGGTGCTTATCTTTAGAGAGGCATAGAGGTTTATGGCTTTATTTCCACGAAAAAACAAATATTTTGCAACAAAAACTGCGTGTTCTACATTTTGCCCCCGAGCACCAGTTCCAAAAACTGTTTAAAAATAGCCCTAATTTAACCTATTTAAGTGCCGATTTAGACATGCCAACGGCGATGGAAAAAATTGATATTACCAATATTCCAAAACCCGACAATAGCTTTGATGTAATAATTTGCAATCATGTGTTAGAACATATTCCGGATGATAAAAAAGCAATGCATGAACTATATCGCGTTTTAGCCCCAAATGGCTGGGCAATTTTACAAACACCACAATTAGACTCCAATCAAACAATTGAGGATTTAACAATTACAGACCCCAAAGAGCGCGAGCGTTTATTTGGGCAAAACGACCATGTGCGTATTTATGGAAACGATAAAAAAGAACGGCTTGAATCTGTTGGCTTTACCGTAATTTTAGACAACTACTTATTACAACTTCCGGAAGAAATTGTACAAAATTATGCCCTTGTTCGCGAACCAATATGGCTATGCAAAAAATAG
- a CDS encoding Omp28-related outer membrane protein: MQKIFYSLVVILCFSLINQDTFAQCSGLKAVVVSITTDNTPAQNSGSVVDAVTGSVYLNFGPYAFADKNKTFNYNINLPNTATVLFSIYDTGGNGGASFSVTSGSDTYVSGSGNWGDEYKRYFTTCAVEYDLMVYDSNIKPLTLGGEYYVVGYVQNLGSKSITKADLHYRKDNGPVVSKFAHNFTPPIQPGQTTTFLHNIKKWCADGGDHDITIWASNLNGTNEDQRQDNDKLIVHTQVPTAFTYTTVLVEEFTQASCGPCASQNPAFNALLETVKDKIAAIKYHTWWPGYDPMYNENTPDNNTRIGYYNVNGVPHVELQGNVKEGSPSSYTANDFNDIYNNPNSMAFEVDETLSGSTANISVTVKPFADINLNNLHLRVMIIEDPVSYSTPPGTNGETVFPHVLRKIVLDQTLPPLTANNNLTYSTASYTFPSYVVPSKLRTVVFIQDDSDKAVLQSYVTPNQTGTNVDVGNTIYYPANCPPDVTTDVPVKVKSYLQGAFDANTSEMRTTLLANNMLPTAQPFNTTPWNYNGTETVANFPTNTVDWVLIEVRDPVSYALVDQKAGLLQKDGTVLNVDGNDILMNDVFANTVYYLAIRSRNHLDILGARLVSLPNVNTYDLTDPNAVAGTNQVVKLGNTSIYGMRAGDINGDGYITVADYNLYSANASKINIYHPSDLNLDRNITVSDFNLYQPNSSSIAVSQMRY; this comes from the coding sequence ATGCAAAAAATTTTTTACTCCTTAGTTGTAATCTTGTGTTTTTCGTTAATAAACCAAGATACATTTGCACAGTGTTCGGGCTTAAAGGCTGTTGTGGTTAGCATTACCACCGACAATACCCCCGCCCAAAACTCGGGTAGCGTAGTTGATGCCGTTACTGGCAGCGTTTACCTTAATTTTGGCCCCTATGCCTTTGCCGACAAAAACAAAACTTTTAACTACAATATTAACTTGCCCAACACTGCAACCGTATTGTTTTCAATTTACGATACCGGCGGAAATGGCGGTGCATCCTTCTCGGTTACCTCAGGCAGCGATACCTATGTGTCGGGGTCGGGCAACTGGGGCGATGAGTACAAGCGTTATTTTACTACTTGCGCCGTTGAATACGATTTAATGGTTTACGATTCAAATATTAAACCTTTGACACTTGGCGGCGAATATTATGTTGTAGGCTATGTACAAAACCTTGGCTCAAAAAGTATAACCAAAGCCGATTTGCATTACCGCAAAGATAACGGCCCCGTTGTTTCGAAGTTTGCCCATAATTTTACACCTCCTATACAACCCGGACAGACAACTACATTTTTGCATAATATTAAAAAATGGTGCGCCGATGGTGGCGACCACGATATAACCATTTGGGCATCGAACCTTAACGGCACCAACGAAGACCAACGGCAAGATAATGATAAATTGATAGTTCACACCCAAGTTCCAACTGCGTTTACCTATACAACCGTTTTGGTTGAAGAGTTTACCCAGGCATCATGCGGCCCTTGCGCCTCGCAAAACCCAGCTTTTAACGCGCTGCTTGAAACGGTAAAGGACAAAATAGCCGCTATTAAATATCATACTTGGTGGCCTGGATACGACCCCATGTATAACGAAAATACCCCCGATAATAACACCCGAATTGGGTATTACAATGTAAACGGCGTTCCGCATGTTGAGTTACAAGGCAACGTTAAGGAAGGCTCACCTTCATCCTATACCGCCAATGATTTTAACGATATTTACAACAACCCAAATAGTATGGCTTTTGAGGTTGATGAAACCCTTAGCGGCTCGACTGCAAATATTAGCGTAACGGTAAAACCTTTTGCCGATATTAATCTGAATAATTTACACCTACGAGTTATGATAATTGAAGATCCGGTTTCTTATTCTACACCACCCGGAACGAATGGCGAGACGGTATTTCCACACGTTCTGCGCAAAATTGTACTTGACCAAACTTTGCCCCCTCTTACAGCTAATAACAACCTTACTTACAGTACAGCTTCATACACCTTCCCAAGTTATGTAGTGCCAAGCAAGTTACGCACCGTTGTATTTATTCAGGACGACTCAGATAAAGCCGTGCTTCAATCGTATGTTACGCCAAACCAAACCGGCACTAACGTAGATGTCGGCAATACCATCTACTATCCGGCCAATTGCCCTCCCGATGTAACCACCGATGTACCCGTAAAAGTAAAATCGTACTTGCAAGGCGCTTTCGATGCAAATACCTCCGAAATGCGCACCACCTTGTTGGCAAATAATATGTTGCCCACTGCACAACCATTTAACACTACCCCATGGAATTATAATGGCACCGAAACAGTTGCTAATTTCCCTACAAATACCGTTGATTGGGTATTGATTGAAGTGCGCGACCCCGTTAGCTATGCCTTAGTTGACCAAAAAGCTGGCTTGCTGCAAAAAGATGGCACTGTGCTTAACGTTGATGGCAACGATATACTAATGAACGACGTATTTGCCAATACGGTTTATTATCTTGCTATCCGCTCGCGCAACCACCTCGATATTTTAGGTGCACGCCTGGTAAGTTTGCCTAATGTCAACACCTACGACCTAACCGACCCCAACGCTGTTGCCGGTACTAACCAAGTTGTTAAATTGGGTAATACTTCTATCTACGGGATGCGCGCCGGCGACATCAACGGCGATGGTTATATTACAGTTGCCGACTATAATCTATACTCGGCAAATGCCTCAAAAATTAATATTTACCATCCGAGCGACTTAAATTTAGACCGCAATATAACCGTATCTGATTTTAACTTGTATCAACCCAATTCAAGTAGTATTGCCGTTTCGCAAATGCGTTATTAA